Proteins found in one Paenibacillus sp. FSL R10-2782 genomic segment:
- a CDS encoding NADAR family protein, which translates to MEKFTFFYRSQSPFSQWYPSVFIVDGLEFNCAEQYMMLKKAQLFGDEEVASKIMQAPTPREQKARGRSVHGFDQSLWEANCQQFVYDGNYAKFIQNPNLLKHLLKTKGTTLVEASPTDTIWGVGLAETDARICYRKSWRGTNWLGEILTKLREDVLQKEE; encoded by the coding sequence GTGGAAAAGTTTACATTTTTTTATCGCAGTCAGTCGCCATTTTCACAATGGTATCCCTCTGTGTTTATCGTGGATGGATTGGAGTTCAACTGCGCGGAGCAATATATGATGCTTAAAAAAGCACAGCTTTTTGGAGATGAGGAGGTGGCCAGTAAAATTATGCAAGCCCCTACCCCGCGTGAGCAAAAAGCCCGAGGACGTAGTGTGCACGGATTTGATCAATCCTTGTGGGAGGCGAATTGCCAACAATTTGTGTATGACGGCAACTACGCTAAATTTATACAAAATCCGAATTTACTTAAGCATCTGCTCAAAACGAAAGGAACTACGCTGGTTGAGGCTAGTCCAACGGACACGATTTGGGGGGTAGGATTGGCTGAAACAGATGCCCGCATATGCTATCGTAAATCATGGCGAGGCACGAATTGGCTTGGGGAAATATTAACAAAACTACGTGAGGATGTACTGCAAAAGGAGGAGTAG
- a CDS encoding NUDIX domain-containing protein: MTNTSKHNHSGMTEEQFLAAYDANQYERPSVTVDMLLFTVMDQLQHNYRKLPEKTLQLLLIQRGEHPFLGQWALPGGFVGMDESLEEAARRELKTETNVDRIYMEQLYTWGDVARDPRTRVISCAYMALVDHDSLEVQAGDDAADAQWFELDYNVAQETRTNQSDGYRWEQDINITLKHGDIHLSAKVKVTEILKGKTIEIKREVLKSQGIAFDHAKIIVYGIERLRSKIEYTDIAFHLMPALFTLSELQQVYEIILGKELLAAAFRRKIAELVEETNEYRKAAGHRPSKLYRFKPRPRFM; this comes from the coding sequence TTGACAAATACATCGAAGCACAATCATAGCGGCATGACGGAGGAACAATTTTTGGCTGCATATGATGCCAATCAGTATGAGCGTCCATCGGTAACGGTGGATATGCTGCTTTTTACTGTGATGGATCAGCTCCAGCACAATTACCGCAAGCTACCGGAGAAGACACTCCAGCTACTTCTGATCCAGAGGGGGGAGCATCCGTTTCTGGGACAGTGGGCGTTGCCAGGCGGCTTTGTAGGGATGGATGAAAGCCTGGAAGAAGCTGCACGACGTGAGCTTAAGACAGAAACGAATGTAGACCGGATTTATATGGAGCAGCTATATACGTGGGGAGATGTAGCACGTGATCCACGTACGCGGGTCATCAGCTGCGCTTACATGGCATTGGTAGACCACGATTCACTGGAGGTACAAGCTGGAGATGATGCTGCGGATGCCCAATGGTTTGAGTTGGACTACAATGTGGCTCAGGAGACGCGGACGAATCAGTCGGACGGTTACAGATGGGAACAAGATATTAACATTACATTGAAGCACGGGGATATTCACCTGTCAGCCAAAGTAAAAGTGACTGAAATTCTCAAGGGGAAAACCATTGAGATCAAGCGAGAAGTGCTGAAATCCCAAGGAATTGCTTTTGACCATGCCAAAATTATTGTGTACGGAATTGAGCGTTTGCGCAGCAAAATAGAATATACAGATATCGCTTTCCACCTGATGCCAGCCCTGTTTACATTGAGCGAGCTTCAACAGGTATATGAAATTATTCTGGGTAAGGAGCTGTTGGCCGCAGCCTTCCGTCGCAAAATAGCCGAGCTTGTGGAAGAGACGAATGAATATAGAAAGGCGGCCGGACATCGTCCGTCCAAGTTATACCGATTCAAGCCCCGGCCGCGTTTTATGTAG